In Polynucleobacter arcticus, the following proteins share a genomic window:
- a CDS encoding arsenate reductase ArsC, with translation MSNPHNILFLCNGNSARSILAEALATTLSHGRFIGYSAGAKPVGQIHPMALELIKTMGYPLQMLKSKSWDQFGREGAPRMDLIITLCDSATGEDCPYWPGHPSTAHWGFPDPTTVEGGDEAMMHAFKQVEMGLRNRIELLMDLPVTQLDRDELNERLQSIHHRIQFDQ, from the coding sequence ATGAGTAATCCCCATAATATTTTGTTTCTTTGCAATGGTAATTCTGCGAGATCTATTCTGGCAGAGGCCTTGGCTACCACCCTCAGTCATGGCCGATTTATTGGCTATTCTGCTGGCGCAAAGCCGGTGGGCCAAATTCATCCCATGGCGCTAGAATTGATTAAAACTATGGGCTATCCATTGCAAATGCTGAAAAGCAAGAGTTGGGACCAGTTTGGACGCGAAGGAGCGCCTAGGATGGATCTCATCATTACCCTCTGTGACTCGGCAACTGGGGAGGATTGCCCTTATTGGCCGGGCCACCCCTCAACAGCCCATTGGGGATTCCCCGACCCAACTACCGTCGAGGGTGGTGACGAGGCGATGATGCATGCGTTTAAGCAGGTAGAGATGGGCTTACGCAATCGGATTGAGTTGCTCATGGACCTACCCGTGACGCAGCTAGATCGAGATGAGCTTAACGAGCGCTTGCAAAGCATTCACCATCGAATTCAATTCGACCAGTAA
- a CDS encoding PhoX family protein, whose translation MSNSTAHQRRSFIKMAVGAPMLPIGSGGIAALFNSTALLAAEPASSFQSAEFIPMNAPTLANPEAMATTSVGSMLEITLQNGKKKTYALAYEPFFITGDMVPDGKNGKTLAGGYVDIHNRPIMDTSVPGKERQFFSDCPDGMSLLKLEKTDVKGIKGVKGNTVFAVVQFEYTNSNQSGEKMYAALPSQIAVLTLNQDPHNGRLSLVKYSPVDTSSAQGLWITCGASLSPWNTHLSSEEYEPDAPFAHENSRFKSFSKNLYGSETSANPYNYGHLPEVTINPDGTGTLKKHYCLGRISHELVEVMPDRRTVLMGDDYTNSGLFLFIADKEADLSAGTLYVAKLGQGFSIDPKDEGAKLSWIKLGHATSNEIKKMATSLKPSDIMTVLKADPNDDTFTKIFYDGVVNWVKLKPGMDKAAAFLETHRYAYLMGGSMGFSKMEGTTANLQDKVAYFALQNIQDSMIKTGKGWNAQSMIELDKPLIAGAVMTSKLEGNQRDQLGNAIQSNWVPSQISALLVGRDIVPDELGNLADPNTISNPDNLKFSEKLRTLFIGEDSSTHVNNFIWAYNVDTKTLSRIASMPSGAEATGLSVVDNLNGWTYITANFQHAGDWLGKLHSKVMPILNPLIQKNYKDRFGAAVGYITAKPTGIKIT comes from the coding sequence CCGAACCTGCCTCCAGTTTCCAATCTGCAGAATTTATCCCCATGAATGCGCCTACTCTTGCTAACCCTGAGGCAATGGCCACGACTTCAGTGGGATCAATGCTTGAAATCACTCTACAGAATGGGAAGAAAAAAACATACGCACTCGCTTACGAGCCCTTCTTCATTACTGGAGATATGGTCCCCGATGGTAAGAACGGCAAGACATTAGCGGGCGGATATGTCGATATTCACAATAGACCGATTATGGATACTTCTGTACCAGGCAAAGAAAGACAATTCTTTTCTGATTGCCCAGATGGCATGTCTTTATTGAAGCTTGAAAAAACCGATGTGAAGGGGATCAAAGGGGTAAAGGGCAATACGGTATTTGCCGTCGTGCAATTTGAATACACCAATAGCAATCAAAGCGGTGAGAAGATGTATGCAGCCCTACCCTCACAAATCGCTGTCTTAACACTCAATCAAGATCCGCATAACGGCAGACTCTCTTTAGTTAAATACTCTCCAGTAGACACTTCAAGCGCTCAAGGCCTCTGGATTACTTGTGGCGCAAGCTTATCCCCTTGGAACACCCATTTATCCAGCGAAGAGTATGAGCCTGATGCCCCCTTTGCTCACGAGAATTCACGCTTCAAGTCATTTAGCAAGAATCTCTACGGAAGTGAAACCAGCGCCAATCCATACAACTATGGCCATCTCCCCGAAGTCACCATCAATCCCGATGGAACAGGCACACTGAAAAAACACTACTGTCTCGGCCGCATTTCACATGAGTTAGTTGAAGTGATGCCCGACAGAAGAACGGTTCTAATGGGTGATGACTACACCAATAGCGGCTTATTTCTATTCATTGCCGATAAAGAGGCTGACCTGTCTGCTGGAACACTGTATGTAGCAAAGTTAGGTCAAGGATTCTCAATCGATCCAAAGGACGAAGGCGCAAAATTATCTTGGATCAAGCTCGGTCACGCTACTAGTAATGAAATCAAAAAAATGGCAACCTCTTTAAAGCCATCTGACATCATGACCGTGTTAAAGGCCGATCCAAATGATGACACCTTCACTAAAATTTTCTATGACGGTGTTGTTAATTGGGTCAAACTCAAACCCGGGATGGATAAAGCTGCGGCATTTTTAGAGACTCATCGCTATGCTTATCTCATGGGCGGCAGTATGGGTTTTAGCAAGATGGAGGGCACCACTGCCAACCTTCAAGATAAAGTTGCCTACTTTGCCTTGCAGAACATCCAAGACTCCATGATCAAAACTGGCAAGGGCTGGAATGCCCAGAGCATGATTGAGCTCGATAAGCCTTTAATCGCAGGCGCCGTTATGACTAGCAAGCTGGAGGGTAATCAACGTGACCAGTTAGGAAATGCCATCCAAAGCAACTGGGTACCAAGTCAAATATCCGCCCTACTCGTTGGTCGAGATATTGTGCCCGATGAACTCGGCAACCTAGCAGACCCCAACACCATCTCCAATCCAGATAACCTCAAGTTTTCTGAAAAACTCAGAACGCTGTTTATTGGCGAGGATAGTAGCACCCATGTAAATAATTTCATTTGGGCTTACAACGTCGATACGAAAACACTCAGTAGGATTGCTTCGATGCCATCGGGCGCAGAAGCAACTGGCCTCAGCGTAGTCGATAACCTTAATGGCTGGACCTATATCACTGCCAACTTTCAGCATGCAGGTGATTGGCTAGGAAAGCTGCACTCCAAGGTCATGCCCATCCTCAATCCTTTGATCCAAAAGAATTACAAGGATCGATTTGGTGCTGCGGTGGGTTACATCACTGCCAAACCGACCGGGATCAAAATTACCTAG